The sequence ATTTCAGTGTGGTTTTAAAAAGCCCACCactttacttaaaaatttagtTCCTTGTAACATGTTCTAgagtatttttgtttgtttcagttTCGTAGTTGATGGGCAGCACTTGCGTACTCATCATCGGGTAGGATGAACTACCTACTCCTGAACTATGCTAACTTCGCCCACACTGGGCCATCACCAGACCAAATGTGGAAAATTTCTCAAACTAGCTAACACTATGTGAGGATCTGCAGTTGGACACACATTGTACGAGTGAGAAACGGGCTTGCAGGGGTTTTCTGGCCATGCTTAACTCCAAATACTGTTTTCTTCTCGTAAAACGTTTTAtcaaaaaatgtacttaaatTGTTCGTGTAATGTGACATGCTGCCAATGGCCGCACTTCATAATTTCCCGCGCATCATTTCCAAAGACTGAAAGTTTTATTATAATGTGTTACGTTGTGCTTAACATTCagctgacgccgaccgccaatgctcctctatgtcgtatagaccgctatgcctcatcaacgtctcgcaaaagcgtgtgcaccgaacgcgcccctgcgcgcagcaaagtgtagtgcgtgcgatgaggcgaacgccatgcaacgagtgctgcgccggcggaaggatccggccgggtgtggcatatccctccgccgcactacaacaaattattttaattatatttttccacaggtttttattaaacattatttttcattaattaataattcagtcctgtcaaaattaCGTCTCACTGTGCTTTTGttccgaacctggccggttcagtttcccgctaAATttacacgtttccgcgggagggctggcgggggaggggggtcgcgcgcggtgacacaggcagtgtccttcgagagctcaaccaggccggcagcctgcgcgcaacgcggaatcatcaacctttgcttttaccgacatgtagttttcaatagtgtaatatcttttcaaccttttacgtacagttccgcggtcagcctcaatttaccatgaggtatttaacttaattaaatcagtgctccaagatgagtgttctacgtcatacgtaagtactgtggggagtttacGTGAATTTACATCGGCGCTTCATgccccaacttagcctacagactacttagttttggcccgcacggggcagccagcaggcgacacgtgccgtcgaacataataacgattcagtccctgggacacatctagacatcacgtatggtcgccggagacacgggcctacgtgccgctagcccagtttattaagtatTATGTattagtgaagtgtattgttcgtcaagatatcgtgtgccatgtcagagtgtatttttgtaactatcgcatcacgtgtacaagtccgcccctcacgcacattaaaatcgtgagccgccactgaggaagtgagctgcgcgtgtgactagtcgcgtcgggcaaaccgttacggccagaaagggcagcaccatgtattgggctgtgctgtattaaattcaccaactatctttcagaaactttgtgttattcttcaggtgtcccgagtggccataacagctcggggggccctactgcgttaacccctacctctagccacaaggccgaaccttccctgagatcacgaacccgagcaaaaatcacgtctaaatagtcagaggtagcgggggcCGCGTCACAGCATTCTTTCATTTTCTTTTAGAAGTGTTTAAATTTGCTAAATCTCTCTTGCTTCCTACTTTTATCAGCTATTTACATCCATCTTTTCTTCTCTCTAGGACCGCACTTTTGATTAATATTGAATTATCATTTAGTATTAGTTTATTCTTCAACATACTGATCCTATCTTGTGGCGTCTTGTAGTGTGATGTTACATCTTGTCTTGTTTCATCCAATGTTGACAAATTACAAGTTGTAGCGTCAAATCTCCCGTCACGGTTATTGGAAGCATGATCATAATGGCGTGAAAATTGATaggaataaggaaaaaaaattaactggaaTTATTTGATACTATTACTTTTTTCTGTGGAAGTTTCATAAAATTATAACTCCTTCctagtttttttattgtttcgaaATGCATGCGTTAGTGAGGTTGTTTAAACTGGATGtttgtgttatctttaaaaaaaaaaaaaaaaaagtaaatactttGATTGTAATGAGAGGGAGTGTTTAGATGAGTgttaattttttgtctttatgtATTGTATATTCTAATATCAAATATTTCTGATAGaaataatttggaaataaaatgGCTTTCAATTACCCGGCATTTTCTTACATTGTGGCCTTAATTATAGATGCATTCTTAATATTTTTTGCTATTTTTCATGTAAGTACTGTTCTAATATATTTGGAATAGTTGTACATtagattgtttatttatttaatcttttGGTCGTTTGTTTTAGGTTATAGCATTCGACGAGCTAAAAACGGACTACAAGAACCCTATTGATCAGTGCAACAGTTTAAATCCGGTAAGAcctaaggcccgtctacaattgcaattTTCTAAcctgtgtccgacggacactgatcacTGATTGGCCCACGAGACCCCCTGTCGTCATGTGTGTTGTCGGTGATTGTCCGAATCTCCCTGGTtcgaatacattggtcaacttgaactttctgtcccaatctgtgtcctttggtagcatagaagaatGAACACTCGTGATATTAGTTGTTTCCGGTTTCATTTtaaaaaggtaaacagaaaataatgaaaatttattagcatttacttttggtttacataataaaaataaatcttactGAATAACCACAAATTCCACATGTTAACTAAAGATTCGAAACTATTTGCGTACACAGTTACACAACTTGAaagtagtaaataaaaataatctaaaCGCTTTTATTTTGGCACACTGTATTTATTGCGCTCtagtgactactttagaaatcagtagattcggacatcggacaacGCAATTGTAGACAGGGCTGTTTTCCATGCGACAAAGTGACCTCATTTACATTGGGATAAGGATACAGACCGCCTACAGGTTTGGACTAACATAAACAGGCCCTTAACAGCTCTCTTACGCCTTAACGTTTATCTAAGAGAAGATCTGCATCCGGACGAAACCATTTGAAAATATCAAATAGTACTTCCTGACATTTCTTCTGTAGAattctgtttcaattttttttaggtagTATACAAGTTATATTCCTTCTTAACGGTTGGGTGTACAACGTTAGTTAGGCACATTTATAATTCTGTAAATtcttgtggatggttgattaggttgtgttagcttgatttaaaataatgtttgaacaTTTGTATGGGTTTTTGTTATATCAgctatgtaaacattttttttttttttcagctggtcCTTCCAGAGTATCTCCTGCACCTGGTGTTCAACATTTTGTTCGTGACTGCGGGAGAGTGGTTCTCCCTCTGTCTGAACATCCCACTGCTGGCGTACCACATCAACAGGTACTCGTGCGTCCGTAGCTTCATAGGCAAAATACAGTATTCAGTCCATAATACATATgattagagacccgaaaaattcgcgggttcatttcgtgttatgctaaaattcaaatagttataccttactgctgcttctgctattggtccactgttgagggccaattagagaccctcactcgtagaagtgtcgaatcacaggccacccagtcgagacgtcttacaattcagcagccaatgaacagttggcatttgcccgagtgtgtaaaggatattggagtctatcctggaggtcaattgAACCCGCGACTTTTCCGGGTCTCTGGTTATAAAATGTTCGCTTCGCAGCCGTCTCACTGCCGTGATGCCAGCACGGTTCCTGCGCGCACGGGAAGATCTCGAAAACTTGGGGAGTTTAAAAAGTCTGTAAATATGTAATGTAGTGTAGaggtatttgcgagaaaaaaaaatgttaaaaatccgaaaatacttttattacatgctctttcacttcctcttttcattaaacccggcggagatgaGAAATTCCGCtattctacatatttaccaaaaaagtCTTCAAAACCTGAAAAACGCAGGAAAACTTGCCAATGGCCGAGTTCCAAAACTTTGTACCGCACAGTATCTTAAATGTCTTTAAACCGaatgtattttaatcataaattaatTTGCTCCGATTTTCGCTAACGTTAATTGAATTTAAGGGCAGGATCAAATATTTATAGGTATATTTCAaagtttgattttaaataaatgtaattttttttctttatcaaacTGACAGTGTTGGTTACGTTTTTGTGTATCAAAATGATGACAGTACAAATTGTGCAGGAAAACTACttgtcaaattttcaaaatatgtttgtggaaatgtgtttcaataagaattttaatttttagtttatctgTTATTTAGCCAGGTGTACCGatgagacaggaaaaaaaaattatgtggcacacggaaaactcagggaaatgaGTGAATTAAGAGAGTGGGAAACCAGGTGTAGTTGTTCTCTTCACATGTTGAGTGTTGCAAACTCTTTCTCAACCGGGTCCACTTGCTCCAGACGCTTACAACTCCTAAGGAGTGTTTTTGGACAGCACGGCTTACTGCAGAGCGCACGGACGCTATGCAAAAGTGGCGTAAGCCGTATATTCATGAACTAAAatttttgcctgactaattgtgtCAAGAATTTAATTTTCTGTTCTTCATACGCTTGGTAATGTGCACAATATACGTTCTCTGatcacattattaaaatatttccaaacggttttaaaattgaaaaaaaaaaaaaagtcaaacacGACAGTTGAGGCCAATCTTTAAGATCCCGGCCTATCCGGGCACACAAACACTGTGGACGgctggagaaaaaaaatactcgCTATTTTGAAACTGCGCGAGATTTCAGAGTAGcatgtgtttacgaaaagcatccaAGTATTTGCTGAGGGCTTAAGACGTGTgtgttcagaataattttcaggcatgaaacacccggtacagatttttgaaagctctcaagggacttgcattaaccCTTTTTTctacatttctccgccatgtaatgttacggttaccgcttgGATATCATAGTTATCctgtgcatgacgagaagactgcgcatcgGTACACAGCCTTACTCTTAGAGACGATACGGTACTAGATGCAGCACTAAACATCACTCTTATCAGCCCACCTTAAGAACTTCCACATAAAGACACCCTGTCATATGAGACTAGTACGGGTTGTATTCAAAAACTTCAGGAAGTTTGATAAAATTTCTTAATCTTATTTTATGTCACAGggtcattttttttatgtacagtaaGCAAAATCAAAAATGAGTTTAAAATTGATCTACTATTAATgggaatatttgaaaaaaattttgttagcgAAACTATTTTCAGAGACAATTTTCGTCGAGGAAAGGTTAGGggtattttattacagatttgtgcgGGCACTGTCTTCAGTTTTACGTAACGTTCTCGTCTCGTATGCCGGAGAGCGTTGTTCGAGTGCCTGTGTTTGgagaaaggggagggggtggggacGAGAGAGTTTCGGGTGCCCCCCCAGGTACCGCACGAGGCCCGTGATGACGGGGCCCGGCCTCTACGACCCCACGAGCATCATGAACTCAGACGTGCTCACCAAGTGCCAGCGTGAGGGCTGGATCAAGCTGGCGTTCTACCTGCTGTCCTTCTTCTACTACCTCTACGGGTGAGTGGTTCTTCGCCCAGCACGAAATGATAAATATCAGTTTCCATGGTTTCCCTAAATTACCGTATATACCCAAATCTAAGACGAcatttttttaccataatttataattcaaaacaaagggGTCGCCTTAGATTCAGATACACTGATTTTTAGGCAAAGATACCTATTTTGGGGTAAATTTTTTCAGGTTGTGCAGTAGTTACTGGCTGCACATGTTATGACCaatgtttttggaatgttctaCAGCACAAGATGGCGCCCATCTTATCGACTAGTTTTTTCTTCAGCATTATGAaactctaaaaaataaaaaaaaattttttttcctgaaaacatgATGCTGTAGTTTGGGGGTTGTCTTAGATTTGAGGTCGTCTTAGATTCGCGTATATACGGTATATCCATGCAAATGCTGGGCTGTTGGCCCAACCGCATGCCTATAGAATCTTTCAACAAAGGTACCATAttcaaccttaaaaaaattaatcaaccctGAATGTAATTATACCCTAAttacatgaaaaattattaactcaTCTTTTTCCTTGCAATGCTTCATAGGAAGTCACTACACATAATCATAAACcaaataacctaaaaaaaaaaatatatagttttttgcCCAAATATTTGAGAATTAAAGATccttaacaaatatttaaagtaattaataatgctTCTATtcagtgtacaaaaaaaaaattgaaattctgtaattttaaactattttttcgATTAAACTGAATACCTAAGTGAAATAGTTGGCTTTTGGTTATAATTTTTGGTCTTTCAATGaaaaacataagtttttttttgtgaacgtggtatgtaattatttattatttgttgaaaTATTAGAGTATTTAAGGGTCTGTTTCTACTTTATacataattttagaattttttttgtccataataaaataatataaggcCACTGCATTGAGAAGGCATTGTTTTTTTGCTCTTATTGTCTTGTCGACGGTGACGAACAACGATGTAGGGTAAATCTGAAGAAGGAATCTGCCACAGGGTATCCACATTCTGGAACATCAGGGAAAAGTCATGGTAAATCCTGAGTAATAGTAATTTTAGGGTAAAATGTCATGTTCCAGCCTGCCATAGTCAATACACACTATAAAGTTACATATCCATGATTTTGATTTGATGTAAAGAAAGCGGAGCAATAACTAGGTCAGCTGTGGTGATGGTTGAGAGGATGGATTTTCTTTATTCCTTCCAGAAGATTGCAAAATATGTAGATCAGTTTTAAAATttgtcagggaaattttgaaattttgatcagggaaattttattactaCTAATTTGTGTGGACATCCTGTGCCATTTCCTATTAAAAATgacccagcatttgcctggagtttcaggaaactgaaaaaaaaaaaaaaaaaaaaattaattgagtaTCCCAGACTGGGTCTCAAACATGGGTTCCTTTTGAATTTAtagttaagaggccactccagtgtttcaggggcactacgcaacccgcgttaacctcataagattcaatgctattttcattttgcttataactaattaactaatatagatttcgaaatgatgcttgcttgatatgtaagacaacgatgctcttatcaaagcccctttcttcaaaaacgtgcataaattatggtttcaaacctagacaatacacttatgcatattagtaaagattagtataaaaccataatttatgcacgtttttgaagaaagggtctttgataagagcatcgttgtcttacatatcaagcaagcatcatttcgaaatctatattagttaataagttataagcaaaatgaaaatagcattgaatcttatgaggttaacgcgggttgcgtagtgcccctgaaacactggagtggcctcttaagtctTAATTTCCCGTTGCGCTATCTCACTTAGTGTATTGTTGTTTGGTAAAAAGATTTAGTGTGGTGGTACTTGTTTGAAATGTGAATAAGAACAGATGCAtatacactcccgattatccgcgaaattaagtggcagggccaccgcggataatccgcaaagagccgaaaatgggaaacaaaaaaggaaacattaatttaaacttaaaaatctaaaaatgtatgtacagtaaacATTACAatgaacagtaaaaaatttttaatgatgctaaaagttttgtattttactgaataattacgcatgccagcctactgtgtgagttccgagaaggcctgtggcgttttactgtatactgcacacaatacactcgtcagtagagttcaaatttgctcacgtgtaataaaatacagatttacatatttgctgtattttttcgtagcatgcgcggataatagggagtgtactgtataaaGAAGACAAAATGATGGTCATGTGGTTTGTCTGCTTGCAGGATGATATACGCATTGATTTCTACTTAAGCGCAGAATCCTTGCTGTGGGGATGTGCCACGCGTCTCAAACTTCGTCCTTCCTTCGCGTCAATGACGTCGTGCGTCGGGACTCaagttggaaatttttttcttcagctgGTGGTTTTGTGGACGGACACAGCTTCTAGTCTTACCACGAGCGTGTACCTCTGGGAGCTTTCGGAAACCTCAGGCAATCTCGTTTCTCTTTCCCCTGCCGCGCGATTGGGTTTGGTCGATCATAGTGACTCAGTGACCAGACTCGTTCAGAACAAGCACTCTTAACGTATTATTTTGAAACAGCCGCAGTTCAAAAACgtcatacatttttattttgcattggtTAAAATACAAACACAAGGTTTCAGCAAATGAAATTATGATATTTTGTATACCAAACAGtaactgtttattttttaaatatttggtttgGTTTTCTCTTGCTCTTTTGTGGTTGACGACAGCTTCACTCAGCTCACCCTGTGATCACACAAGATTAAACCAGAGGCGATCGAGTAAAGCATTGAGTTAATCAGATCTCCAGATTTTGAATGTGGGTAAACAAACTACTTGGGGTTATGAtggtcttttttaaaaaaaaaaaagttttttagttTGATTATTTCAGTAGATCTGCTTccaattatgtttttaacttgcaCTTGAACACgttttaaaatgtgttatttgGACCAAAAATTGACTTAGACATAAAAGTGTAATTAATAATGTTCTGCAATCCAAatactagtgaaaaaaaaaatagtttattgatAAATAAGTGCTTAGCATACATGATTGTCAAATTAATATACCTCgacaaggaaattaaaaaaaaaatttatacctaGTCAATTGGCAACATCCAAGTggaaaaatattatgacggaTGTGCGTATCACGTGAATCGCTCAGTTTGTTGACGGAAAAACAGATGGTGGATGAACATATGCGATGGATCATTGTGTGTCTAGCTTTACTTTACTAAATCCTATTTGCTTTAATGTAAACACTTACTCTGATCGAGTTAGCCTGGTTAGGTTTTCGAAAGCACCTTCTTTGTAAACTTATTTATTGCATGGTGCTGAATGTCATGTGCTGTAGTTTTGGGTTCCTTGTTTAAAGAATTCAACTTTTGAAAGTAGGGATAAAATGAGTGAAAAAATTTTGTTGAACAGCTGAAACTATTGGGTTATTTCCCTTTTTATGCgtacaaaatatttgaaagttttcaCATTATACCTGGACCTACAGTTGAACTTCATCCAATTCAGTGTAACTAACTACAATTATTGTACATTGTGATAAGCACTTACACAAACACTGTATTAGTATTAAGATGCATTCGTAGAGCTAGTTTTAACTCTT comes from Bacillus rossius redtenbacheri isolate Brsri chromosome 18, Brsri_v3, whole genome shotgun sequence and encodes:
- the LOC134541163 gene encoding protein cornichon, giving the protein MAFNYPAFSYIVALIIDAFLIFFAIFHVIAFDELKTDYKNPIDQCNSLNPLVLPEYLLHLVFNILFVTAGEWFSLCLNIPLLAYHINRYRTRPVMTGPGLYDPTSIMNSDVLTKCQREGWIKLAFYLLSFFYYLYGMIYALIST